In one window of Desulfonatronum thioautotrophicum DNA:
- the murG gene encoding undecaprenyldiphospho-muramoylpentapeptide beta-N-acetylglucosaminyltransferase encodes MKRVILTTGGTGGHIFPALAVAEELRERHPKIALLFVGGRRGPEEKLASHAGLDFVALPVSGVLGRGWRALGILGWLPRSVLRAIAIVRRFKPDVVLGLGGYAGFPLVLAAWILRVPTAIHEQNSLPGMTNRLLGRIVPRVMLSMPDDHNLFDARKVVVTGNPLRKSIRRLRSAQPEGESPRRNVLVLGGSQGARALNQAVLDSLEGFREERISLWHQTGAADWERVSREYVRLGWEQTRVEPFIENVAEAYGWADLVVCRAGATTLAELMVMGKPSVLVPFPYATHNHQMLNARHLEQSGAALVLMESYLAQVQLWTVIKDLLDIPGKLRDMRKAAWALGRPEAGVLVVQELEGLVHHE; translated from the coding sequence GTGAAACGGGTGATCCTGACCACCGGCGGGACGGGTGGGCATATTTTCCCGGCTCTGGCCGTTGCCGAAGAACTGCGGGAACGCCATCCAAAGATTGCCCTGCTCTTTGTCGGAGGAAGGCGTGGGCCGGAGGAGAAGCTGGCCTCCCACGCCGGATTGGATTTTGTGGCGCTTCCTGTATCCGGGGTACTGGGCCGTGGCTGGCGCGCACTGGGAATTTTAGGATGGTTGCCGCGCAGTGTTTTGCGGGCAATAGCCATCGTGCGTCGCTTCAAGCCGGACGTCGTGCTGGGACTGGGTGGGTACGCAGGTTTTCCTCTGGTTTTGGCAGCCTGGATCTTGCGCGTGCCCACGGCGATCCACGAGCAGAACAGTCTGCCCGGCATGACCAACAGATTGCTGGGGCGGATTGTGCCCAGGGTAATGCTCTCCATGCCGGACGACCATAACCTGTTCGATGCCCGAAAGGTGGTCGTGACCGGAAATCCGTTGCGGAAGTCGATTCGTCGTTTACGTTCGGCACAGCCCGAAGGCGAAAGTCCACGACGCAATGTGTTGGTACTTGGGGGCAGCCAGGGGGCCAGGGCTTTGAACCAAGCCGTTCTGGACTCTCTGGAAGGGTTTCGTGAAGAACGGATTTCGCTCTGGCATCAGACCGGCGCAGCGGACTGGGAACGGGTAAGCCGGGAATATGTCCGGCTCGGCTGGGAGCAAACCCGGGTGGAGCCCTTTATCGAGAATGTGGCCGAGGCCTATGGTTGGGCGGACCTGGTTGTGTGTCGGGCTGGGGCAACGACGCTGGCGGAACTGATGGTCATGGGCAAACCCAGTGTGCTGGTACCGTTCCCGTATGCCACGCATAACCACCAAATGCTCAACGCCCGGCACTTGGAGCAATCCGGGGCGGCCCTGGTGCTGATGGAGAGCTATCTGGCCCAAGTGCAACTTTGGACCGTGATCAAGGATTTATTGGATATTCCAGGCAAACTTCGGGATATGCGCAAGGCAGCCTGGGCTTTGGGGCGACCGGAAGCCGGTGTTTTGGTGGTTCAGGAACTTGAAGGACTGGTGCATCACGAATGA
- the ftsW gene encoding putative lipid II flippase FtsW has protein sequence MLRLGILSTQGPKEGDPQRVRGEGVDFWLLSVALLLSGLGLVMVLSSTGIMAERFYADKYYFFKRHLVFLLIGLGVMSVAAVIPRQLYLRFTYLWLALAGVLLILTLVSPLGVQAGGATRWLSLGPIMVQPLEIAKVALVLYLASFFSRKQEMIRTFGIGFLPPVCITAMLCLLLLAQPDFGGAAALMLLLFCISFVGGTRLVYLGATSFMALMAGIFLVMSSPYRFRRWFAFLDPFQDAQDVGYQLVQSLYALGSGGWLGAGLGAGKQKLFFLPAAHTDFILAVIGEELGFIGVSVIFILFSVLLWRGLRIARLQDGLQERFIAFGMVLILALGALLNMAVVLGAVPPKGVPMPFLSYGGSSLVMSLLCVGVLLNLSRGAISPGSGRSGVVA, from the coding sequence ATGCTTAGGCTCGGAATTTTGTCCACGCAAGGCCCCAAAGAGGGAGATCCGCAGAGAGTCCGCGGCGAGGGCGTGGATTTCTGGCTGCTCTCCGTAGCCCTGCTGTTGTCCGGCCTGGGACTGGTAATGGTCTTGAGTTCCACTGGGATCATGGCGGAACGTTTTTATGCGGACAAATACTATTTTTTTAAGCGACACTTGGTCTTTTTGCTCATCGGGCTGGGTGTGATGAGCGTGGCTGCGGTCATTCCCCGACAGCTGTATCTTCGGTTTACCTATCTTTGGCTGGCGTTGGCCGGAGTACTGCTGATCCTGACGTTGGTATCTCCCCTGGGTGTTCAGGCCGGCGGAGCCACACGCTGGCTTTCTCTTGGGCCGATCATGGTCCAGCCCCTGGAAATAGCCAAGGTGGCTTTGGTTCTCTACCTGGCTTCGTTTTTCAGCCGCAAGCAGGAAATGATCCGCACCTTTGGCATTGGCTTTTTGCCACCAGTGTGCATCACGGCCATGCTCTGCCTGCTGCTCTTGGCCCAGCCTGATTTCGGAGGTGCCGCTGCATTGATGCTGCTTCTCTTCTGCATCAGTTTTGTGGGAGGGACGCGGCTGGTTTATCTGGGAGCCACGTCCTTTATGGCCCTGATGGCCGGAATTTTCCTGGTGATGAGTTCGCCCTATCGATTCCGGCGCTGGTTCGCGTTTCTGGATCCGTTTCAGGACGCCCAGGATGTGGGCTATCAACTGGTACAGTCCCTGTATGCCCTGGGCAGTGGCGGCTGGCTGGGCGCGGGGCTGGGAGCCGGCAAACAGAAATTATTCTTTTTGCCTGCCGCACATACGGACTTCATATTGGCCGTCATTGGTGAAGAGCTGGGATTTATCGGCGTATCGGTCATTTTCATCCTGTTCAGCGTGCTGTTGTGGCGTGGGCTGCGGATCGCCAGGCTCCAGGACGGATTGCAGGAACGGTTTATCGCCTTTGGCATGGTGCTGATCCTGGCCCTGGGTGCGTTGCTGAACATGGCCGTGGTTCTGGGGGCGGTTCCGCCCAAGGGGGTACCCATGCCTTTTCTGAGCTATGGGGGCTCCAGCCTGGTCATGTCGCTGTTGTGCGTGGGTGTGCTGCTGAATCTTTCTCGCGGTGCAATTTCTCCAGGAAGCGGGCGAAGCGGAGTGGTGGCGTGA
- the murD gene encoding UDP-N-acetylmuramoyl-L-alanine--D-glutamate ligase — protein MFQANPATSNQEPSRIGAGDVAVVVGTGRSGLAAAALLTHLGAAVRLVDSGSVAASVREQAAPQGWELREGEHCAEQFAQARLVVLSPGVNRRLLEPWLRHLEPERVIAELELALGFVDAPIIAVTGTSGKTTTTTLIGRFLQALGRRVFVGGNIGTPLSSYVLECLVASGSSEAADFLDAAAGAGVSEAGFAEAELLVLEVSSFQLLNTTSLHPRVGVLLNVSPNHLDYHHDMEEYTQAKLSLFARQDQEDTAVFSEDLRELVQRRQITKARTVYFNTHSGLSCPALPGQHNQANIAAAVEACRPFGLTADTAQSVLDTFSGLPHRLQIVAERDGVLFVDDSKGTTVQALKAALEAFDRPVLLLAGGVFKGGDLIGLKSLVRERTRAVGLFGASREVFEAAWSDSVPMMFWEPTLERAMDRLWVQAQVGDVMLLSPATASFDLFRDYVHRGMTFQQHLRDLPEMRHA, from the coding sequence ATGTTCCAGGCAAACCCCGCGACATCCAATCAGGAGCCAAGCCGGATTGGTGCTGGCGACGTGGCTGTTGTGGTCGGAACCGGTCGATCCGGTCTGGCGGCAGCGGCCTTGCTGACCCACTTGGGCGCGGCGGTTCGACTCGTGGATTCCGGAAGCGTTGCCGCCTCGGTTCGGGAACAGGCCGCCCCGCAAGGGTGGGAGCTCCGGGAGGGGGAGCATTGCGCCGAACAGTTTGCACAGGCTAGACTGGTGGTGCTGAGCCCCGGTGTGAATCGCCGTCTGCTGGAGCCATGGCTAAGGCATCTGGAGCCGGAGCGAGTGATCGCGGAACTGGAGCTGGCCTTGGGATTTGTCGATGCCCCGATCATCGCGGTAACGGGAACAAGCGGCAAAACCACGACGACCACGCTGATCGGCAGGTTTCTGCAAGCCCTGGGCCGCAGAGTCTTCGTGGGGGGAAATATCGGCACACCGCTTTCCAGCTACGTTCTGGAGTGTTTGGTCGCCTCCGGATCTTCTGAGGCCGCGGATTTTCTGGATGCAGCAGCAGGCGCGGGAGTTTCAGAGGCCGGGTTTGCCGAGGCAGAGCTTCTTGTGCTGGAGGTGAGCAGTTTTCAGCTCTTGAATACGACCTCACTACATCCCCGAGTGGGGGTTTTGCTGAATGTCAGCCCGAATCATCTGGACTACCATCATGACATGGAGGAATACACCCAGGCCAAGTTATCCCTGTTTGCCAGGCAGGACCAGGAGGATACAGCTGTTTTTTCCGAGGATCTTCGTGAACTCGTGCAGAGGCGTCAGATAACCAAAGCCAGGACGGTTTATTTCAATACGCATTCCGGGCTGAGCTGTCCGGCTCTGCCAGGCCAACACAACCAAGCCAACATCGCCGCTGCCGTGGAAGCTTGTCGCCCCTTCGGCCTGACCGCGGACACGGCCCAAAGCGTTCTGGACACCTTTTCCGGCCTGCCTCATCGTTTGCAAATCGTGGCTGAGCGTGACGGAGTTTTGTTTGTGGACGATTCCAAAGGGACTACCGTGCAGGCTCTGAAAGCCGCCCTGGAGGCATTTGATCGGCCCGTGCTGTTGTTGGCCGGAGGAGTGTTCAAGGGTGGCGATCTCATTGGACTGAAATCCCTGGTGCGCGAGCGGACACGAGCCGTCGGCCTGTTCGGGGCCAGCCGGGAAGTCTTCGAGGCGGCATGGTCCGACTCCGTCCCGATGATGTTCTGGGAGCCAACCCTGGAACGGGCCATGGATCGACTCTGGGTCCAGGCCCAAGTCGGAGACGTGATGCTCCTTTCCCCGGCCACAGCCAGTTTCGATCTGTTCAGGGACTACGTGCACCGGGGTATGACGTTTCAACAACATCTTCGCGACCTTCCGGAGATGAGGCATGCTTAG
- the mraY gene encoding phospho-N-acetylmuramoyl-pentapeptide-transferase: MIYHLLAPLGSEYIIFNVFRYITFRSVYALLTALLLSILLGPRFIAWLRRLKCGQHIRADVPAHNGKAGTPTMGGLLIAFSLLTSVLLWGDLTNVYLWLTIFVFVGFGLVGLWDDFLKVVKKHNQGLSPGGKLLGQVVVALGAISLLLLQPAYSTILYFPFLKMLQPDMLWMYIPFAVLVMVGASNGVNLTDGLDGLAIGPLIVAAACFGIFVYVAGHVQIARYLQVAYVPGVGEVAVFCGALVGAGLGFLWFNAYPAQIFMGDVGSLSLGGVLGFIAVLAKQELLLLIVGGLFVVETLSVILQVGYFKMTGGKRIFRMAPLHHHFELKGVPESKIIVRCWIFSIIMALISLSALKLR, from the coding sequence ATGATTTATCACCTGCTCGCTCCTTTGGGGAGCGAATACATCATTTTCAACGTCTTCCGCTACATCACCTTTCGTTCCGTGTATGCGTTGCTCACCGCCCTGCTGCTTTCCATCCTGCTGGGGCCACGGTTCATCGCCTGGCTGCGACGTCTGAAATGCGGTCAGCATATCCGCGCCGACGTACCCGCGCACAACGGCAAGGCAGGGACCCCGACCATGGGCGGGCTCCTGATAGCGTTCTCTTTACTGACCAGTGTTCTGCTCTGGGGCGACCTGACCAACGTGTATCTTTGGCTGACCATCTTTGTTTTTGTCGGCTTTGGATTGGTGGGTTTATGGGACGATTTTTTAAAAGTAGTCAAGAAACACAACCAGGGGCTCAGCCCAGGCGGCAAACTCCTGGGACAGGTTGTGGTGGCCCTTGGGGCGATATCCCTGCTGTTGCTGCAACCGGCCTACTCCACGATCCTTTATTTTCCGTTTTTAAAAATGCTCCAGCCGGACATGCTTTGGATGTACATCCCGTTCGCCGTGCTGGTGATGGTCGGCGCTTCCAACGGAGTGAACCTGACCGATGGACTGGATGGATTGGCCATTGGACCGTTGATCGTGGCCGCGGCCTGTTTCGGGATTTTTGTCTACGTGGCCGGCCATGTGCAGATTGCCAGGTATCTGCAGGTGGCCTACGTGCCCGGCGTCGGTGAAGTGGCGGTATTCTGTGGCGCCCTGGTGGGGGCGGGACTGGGCTTTTTATGGTTCAACGCCTACCCGGCCCAGATTTTCATGGGGGATGTGGGCAGCCTGAGTCTGGGTGGGGTGCTCGGGTTCATCGCCGTGCTGGCCAAACAGGAGCTGTTGCTGTTGATCGTTGGAGGGCTTTTCGTGGTGGAGACGCTCTCCGTGATTCTGCAAGTCGGCTACTTCAAGATGACCGGCGGAAAACGCATTTTTCGGATGGCCCCACTGCACCACCATTTTGAGCTGAAAGGGGTACCGGAATCCAAAATAATTGTTCGTTGCTGGATTTTTTCGATTATCATGGCTCTGATCTCTTTGAGTGCACTCAAACTTCGATAA
- a CDS encoding UDP-N-acetylmuramoyl-tripeptide--D-alanyl-D-alanine ligase: MRLKLSQIAHALDLDAPLDGPDLLLTGAAIDSRQTKPGDLFFCLSGGRVDGHDFAAQAVANGAVAVVAAQALPEVQGKAPVLAVHGNMTVQDALGRVGSLWRKLFDGRVIGVTGTAGKTTVKEMLARVCSQAGETSRNRMNWNNQIGLPMSLLECTGAEDFWIMEAGISRPGDMDELGTILRPDLAIVLNAGPAHLLELGDVVRVAAAKARLTRYLTKNGMALVNQDCPDLWRECTTYTQRIHGFSMHDRDAEFFCGEPFCPSPSSVGLQLRLRGRILEVSWPVEKAPIAQNVLAVAAAATLLGIESAAIRDALQAGDSLPGRFVVEQHGAWLLVDDTYNANPLSMHMALHRARSLAGQQPLVCVLGDMLELGTAAAAEHAKLGRSLAGVCTDVYYHGHLAGEVLAGLKAEKGKARFLECDSPKRFIEGWRASVRAQAKDGEMAVETVGTMGGGVVLFKGSRAGQMETYLHALRMELRT; the protein is encoded by the coding sequence ATGCGACTGAAATTGAGTCAGATAGCCCATGCCCTGGATCTGGATGCACCGCTTGACGGACCGGATCTTCTCCTCACAGGGGCGGCGATCGACAGCCGACAGACCAAGCCTGGAGATCTGTTTTTTTGTCTGTCCGGCGGACGAGTTGACGGCCACGACTTCGCCGCTCAGGCCGTGGCCAACGGGGCAGTGGCCGTGGTGGCCGCGCAAGCCCTGCCAGAGGTACAGGGGAAAGCTCCGGTATTAGCGGTTCACGGCAACATGACTGTGCAGGACGCTCTGGGCAGGGTGGGCTCCTTGTGGCGAAAGCTCTTTGATGGTCGGGTGATTGGCGTGACCGGAACGGCGGGCAAGACCACGGTCAAGGAAATGCTTGCCAGGGTATGCTCACAGGCTGGTGAGACAAGCAGGAACCGGATGAACTGGAACAACCAGATCGGACTGCCGATGTCGTTGCTGGAGTGTACCGGCGCGGAGGACTTTTGGATCATGGAGGCCGGGATCAGTCGCCCCGGGGACATGGACGAACTTGGGACAATCCTGCGGCCGGATCTGGCAATTGTGCTCAATGCCGGTCCAGCCCATCTGCTCGAACTGGGCGATGTCGTCCGGGTGGCCGCGGCCAAAGCCCGATTGACCCGGTACCTGACCAAAAACGGCATGGCCCTGGTCAACCAGGACTGTCCGGATTTGTGGCGGGAGTGCACGACGTATACACAGCGGATTCATGGCTTTTCCATGCATGACCGGGATGCGGAGTTCTTTTGCGGAGAGCCGTTTTGCCCCAGCCCATCCAGCGTCGGACTGCAACTGCGACTTCGCGGTCGCATACTGGAGGTGTCCTGGCCCGTAGAGAAGGCGCCCATCGCTCAGAACGTACTCGCGGTCGCGGCAGCGGCAACACTTTTGGGCATTGAATCCGCGGCCATTCGAGACGCGCTCCAGGCTGGGGATTCCCTGCCGGGACGCTTTGTCGTGGAACAGCATGGTGCCTGGCTGCTGGTGGACGACACCTACAACGCCAACCCCCTCTCCATGCACATGGCCCTGCACAGAGCCCGATCCTTGGCCGGTCAGCAGCCCCTGGTCTGTGTCCTGGGGGATATGCTGGAGCTGGGAACCGCCGCGGCGGCGGAACATGCAAAGCTTGGGCGATCCTTGGCCGGAGTCTGCACGGATGTCTACTACCATGGCCATCTTGCCGGCGAAGTACTTGCCGGCCTGAAAGCGGAAAAGGGCAAGGCCCGGTTCCTGGAGTGCGATTCCCCGAAACGGTTTATCGAAGGATGGCGGGCCTCAGTGCGAGCCCAAGCCAAGGATGGCGAAATGGCCGTTGAAACAGTCGGAACAATGGGGGGGGGCGTGGTCCTGTTCAAGGGATCCCGGGCCGGTCAAATGGAAACCTATCTCCACGCCCTGCGAATGGAGTTGCGCACATGA
- a CDS encoding UDP-N-acetylmuramoyl-L-alanyl-D-glutamate--2,6-diaminopimelate ligase — MSEVIWETLMDKVRGGLLVRTHSGQVRPGEVFLALSGSRVDGSAFIAEAIDRKAGYVIAPAGYGVGAEGRKVDATMILEHADPRGLLGELAAMHHGTDQSCPLLVGVTGTNGKTTVVALIAHLLSVFGKKVGIIGTIGAHWPGGSHDLGMTTPDCWRLHRILAEMREAGVTHVCMEVSSHALAQKRTAGLRFEVAVLTNVTQDHLDYHLDMESYFQAKAMLFAPNAGSADSSGISGTRGTSGPRHRVINIDDPYGRRLFNMWGGLGYGFDPVAPEQKKTNLVSEPTAYLRGEILACGRSGLELRTHWESRTWTLRSTLVGRYNAANLLAAQGAGMCLGLKPDHQRVWDSFSGVPGRLERVLNVQGLDIFVDYAHTPDALDNVLGALRDVGFERLIVVFGCGGDRDRSKRPLMGQAVCRHADIVVLTSDNPRHEEPEQILEDVLPGLSGCTMVLREVDRRVAIGRALELMRPGDALLVAGKGHEATQQIGPEYFPFHDPTVIRELLGESLGVLPPEHREVGEFRAQDDTGPSHRERVVCD, encoded by the coding sequence ATGAGCGAAGTCATCTGGGAAACACTCATGGACAAGGTCCGTGGTGGCCTGCTGGTCAGGACCCACTCCGGACAGGTCCGTCCCGGCGAGGTGTTCCTCGCTTTGTCAGGATCCCGCGTCGACGGCTCTGCATTCATCGCGGAAGCGATCGATCGCAAGGCCGGGTATGTGATCGCCCCGGCGGGGTACGGCGTCGGAGCAGAAGGGCGAAAGGTCGACGCCACAATGATTCTGGAGCATGCCGATCCCCGCGGGTTGCTGGGTGAACTCGCAGCGATGCACCATGGCACGGATCAATCCTGCCCGCTGTTGGTGGGGGTGACCGGGACCAACGGGAAGACCACGGTGGTGGCCTTGATCGCCCATCTTCTATCCGTTTTTGGGAAGAAAGTCGGGATCATCGGGACGATTGGAGCCCATTGGCCTGGTGGAAGCCATGATCTTGGGATGACCACTCCGGATTGCTGGCGACTCCATCGGATTTTGGCTGAGATGCGCGAAGCGGGAGTGACCCATGTCTGCATGGAGGTTTCCTCCCACGCCCTCGCCCAGAAGCGAACAGCAGGACTCCGGTTTGAAGTCGCGGTGCTGACCAACGTCACGCAGGACCACCTGGACTATCATCTCGACATGGAGAGTTATTTTCAGGCCAAGGCCATGCTCTTCGCACCCAATGCCGGCTCAGCTGATTCGTCTGGCATATCCGGCACACGCGGAACATCCGGACCAAGACATCGAGTGATCAATATCGATGATCCGTACGGTCGTCGCCTGTTCAACATGTGGGGTGGGCTTGGCTATGGTTTCGACCCGGTGGCCCCGGAACAAAAAAAGACGAATTTGGTGAGTGAACCCACTGCGTATCTTCGCGGCGAGATCCTGGCTTGCGGCCGATCAGGGCTGGAATTGCGCACGCATTGGGAGTCACGCACCTGGACCCTACGATCCACTCTGGTAGGCCGGTACAACGCCGCCAATCTGCTGGCGGCCCAGGGAGCCGGAATGTGTCTGGGGCTGAAACCGGATCACCAGAGGGTTTGGGACTCTTTTTCGGGTGTTCCCGGTCGCCTGGAGCGGGTGCTCAATGTACAGGGTTTGGACATTTTCGTGGACTATGCCCACACCCCCGATGCTCTGGACAATGTTTTGGGGGCGCTCCGAGACGTAGGATTTGAACGCCTGATTGTCGTGTTTGGTTGTGGCGGTGATCGGGATCGAAGCAAGCGTCCGTTAATGGGCCAAGCTGTATGTCGCCATGCGGACATTGTCGTCCTGACCTCGGATAATCCTCGACATGAGGAGCCGGAGCAAATCCTGGAAGACGTCCTGCCGGGTCTCTCGGGCTGTACCATGGTGCTTCGGGAGGTGGACCGCAGAGTGGCCATTGGGCGGGCTCTGGAACTGATGCGCCCGGGGGATGCCTTGTTGGTGGCCGGCAAAGGGCATGAGGCGACGCAGCAGATTGGGCCTGAATATTTTCCGTTTCATGATCCGACAGTCATTCGGGAGCTGCTTGGGGAGTCGCTTGGGGTGTTGCCTCCGGAACATCGGGAAGTCGGGGAATTTCGGGCCCAGGATGACACGGGACCGTCTCATCGAGAGCGTGTCGTATGCGACTGA
- a CDS encoding penicillin-binding transpeptidase domain-containing protein: MKKSVPRDWVRIRMVLLGMCVFVIWGGLWYRAFQVQIIRGPELTAMASRQHKAAEFERGMRGEIFDRQGRLLAKSTGIQSVYVRPLELEDPAAAAPVLAAALEVPLSQVQTQLARPQNFVWLARQISDRNARNIVDAGLRGVYLAEETARFYPHGHLAGQVLGFVGLDGEGLEGIERAFDEVLAGDKATFVAQRDASGRRMYLDAQGREVDLRGQNVTLTLDAQIQFFAEEALAEAVRNFNGKTGMALVVHVSSGEILAMANYPFFNPNMSRRNPEQWRNRVLLDALEPGSTLKPMLMAAALEEGVITNDTIYFCEEGRWRLTGVTIRDVRGRGWLPANKILRYSSNICSAKIGLDLGATRYHGYLRKMGFGERTGLPLLGENPGILRPPRSWYPVDLAAVSFGQGMSANALQMARAYLVLANRGVMRPLQLVRDPEQAVAPMAVVFREEVAQTVMRMLQEVVEEDGTGTQARIPGVIGAGKTGTAQKATATGRYGDRYVASFAGFYPGDEPEYFIYVVVDEPHPQHYGGVVAAPAVREIGLRSLAYAGRLPEIGVLVAEGQQQGQQADQILTNRSLRVERIGLEQPIHRIPGPGEPDALPQQDGLESEEQLVPNVTGMSVRRAVEHLRGFGVMPKVEGGGGIVFRQTPEPDQPWPRHEREVTLWLEFS, from the coding sequence ATGAAAAAAAGCGTACCCCGCGATTGGGTCCGAATCCGCATGGTCCTGCTGGGGATGTGCGTCTTCGTGATCTGGGGCGGGCTGTGGTACCGGGCCTTCCAGGTCCAGATCATCCGCGGACCGGAGTTGACGGCCATGGCCTCCCGGCAGCACAAGGCCGCGGAGTTTGAGCGCGGGATGCGCGGGGAAATTTTTGACCGCCAGGGGCGATTGCTGGCCAAAAGCACTGGTATTCAATCTGTTTACGTCCGTCCCCTGGAGCTGGAAGACCCGGCTGCCGCGGCTCCGGTACTGGCTGCGGCCCTGGAAGTGCCGCTTTCCCAGGTCCAGACGCAACTCGCCAGGCCCCAGAACTTCGTGTGGCTGGCTCGTCAAATCAGTGACCGCAATGCCCGGAACATTGTCGATGCGGGTTTGCGAGGTGTTTATTTGGCTGAAGAAACAGCCAGATTTTATCCACATGGCCATCTGGCGGGACAGGTGTTGGGGTTCGTGGGGCTGGACGGAGAAGGGCTGGAAGGGATCGAGCGGGCTTTCGACGAGGTTTTGGCTGGAGACAAAGCCACCTTTGTGGCCCAGCGGGATGCCTCGGGGCGAAGGATGTACCTGGATGCCCAGGGCCGGGAGGTGGATCTTCGCGGCCAAAACGTCACACTGACATTGGATGCGCAGATCCAGTTCTTTGCCGAGGAAGCCCTGGCCGAGGCAGTGCGGAACTTCAACGGCAAGACCGGGATGGCTCTTGTTGTCCATGTTTCCAGCGGCGAAATATTGGCCATGGCCAATTATCCTTTTTTCAATCCAAACATGTCCCGGCGGAATCCGGAGCAATGGCGTAACCGCGTGCTTCTGGACGCTCTGGAACCGGGATCGACACTGAAACCCATGCTGATGGCCGCGGCATTGGAAGAAGGTGTGATTACCAACGATACGATCTATTTTTGCGAAGAGGGACGCTGGCGGCTGACCGGGGTGACCATTCGCGATGTAAGGGGTCGGGGCTGGCTCCCAGCGAACAAGATCCTGCGGTACTCCAGCAACATCTGTTCGGCCAAGATCGGTCTGGATCTGGGCGCGACCAGGTACCATGGTTATTTGCGGAAAATGGGATTTGGCGAACGAACCGGGCTGCCGCTGCTGGGAGAGAATCCAGGTATACTGCGGCCTCCACGATCCTGGTATCCAGTGGATTTGGCTGCTGTCTCGTTTGGACAAGGAATGTCCGCCAACGCCCTGCAAATGGCCAGGGCGTATCTTGTTTTGGCCAATCGCGGCGTCATGCGTCCCCTGCAGCTGGTTCGCGATCCGGAACAGGCCGTGGCGCCCATGGCCGTGGTATTCCGGGAGGAGGTCGCCCAGACGGTGATGCGCATGCTCCAGGAAGTTGTAGAGGAGGACGGTACGGGGACCCAGGCGCGCATTCCGGGGGTCATTGGCGCCGGAAAAACCGGGACGGCCCAGAAGGCCACCGCCACAGGCCGTTATGGGGACCGCTACGTGGCCTCCTTTGCCGGATTTTATCCGGGAGATGAGCCGGAGTATTTCATCTATGTGGTCGTTGATGAACCACATCCACAACACTATGGGGGAGTCGTCGCCGCACCGGCAGTTCGGGAAATTGGGCTACGCTCTCTGGCTTATGCCGGACGATTGCCGGAGATCGGCGTCCTCGTGGCCGAAGGGCAGCAACAGGGGCAACAGGCAGACCAGATTTTGACGAACAGGTCCTTGCGGGTGGAACGGATCGGCCTGGAGCAACCGATCCACAGAATTCCAGGGCCTGGCGAACCGGATGCACTCCCTCAACAGGACGGTCTCGAATCCGAAGAACAGCTGGTGCCCAACGTGACCGGGATGAGCGTACGTCGTGCCGTGGAGCATTTGCGGGGATTCGGCGTGATGCCGAAGGTCGAGGGCGGCGGGGGGATTGTATTCCGCCAAACTCCTGAACCGGACCAGCCATGGCCCCGGCACGAACGCGAGGTTACCCTGTGGTTGGAATTTTCTTGA